In Helianthus annuus cultivar XRQ/B chromosome 3, HanXRQr2.0-SUNRISE, whole genome shotgun sequence, a single window of DNA contains:
- the LOC110930709 gene encoding phylloplanin: MAMKSITLITVLVVVLAATQAKAQRLPAIRLFNITGNVFCSVNGSIAVNGTGIIPPPFPNALVQLSCNGILRGLAITNRAGTFNIVVSPIQVSLNNLLSSCRLVVATPLSNCNVTLPSNGTLQAPIQLAGTTVIGLLINITQFVAGVFRLIGAQ; this comes from the exons ATGGCAATGAAATCTATTACCTTAATCACCGTTTTGGTCGTCGTTTTAGCAGCAACACAAGCAAAAGCCCAACGACTCCCTGCAATTCGTTTGTTTAACATCACTGGAAATGTATTTTGTTCTGTGAATGGCAGTATTGCAGTTAACGGCACTGGCATAATCCCCCCTCCCTTCCCAA ATGCTCTAGTTCAACTGTCATGTAACGGAATTCTGAGAGGCTTAGCGATAACAAACCGAGCGGGAACATTCAACATCGTTGTGAGTCCGATTCAAGTTTCGCTCAACAACCTTTTATCATCTTGTAGGCTGGTTGTTGCTACACCGCTCTCCAATTGTAACGTAACACTACCTTCAAATGGAACTCTACAAGCCCCAATACAACTCGCGGGGACAACAGTGATTGGGCTTTTGATTAACATCACACAATTCGTCGCGGGGGTATTCCGACTTATTGGAGCTCAGTGA